From the Actinomycetota bacterium genome, one window contains:
- a CDS encoding penicillin-binding protein 2: MTRQINRVTLILIFLMLALIANLSYIQFFNSGELRNRPGNQRVLLAEYSKQRGPILINSEPVAQSVATNDSLKYLRSYKDPKIFAPITGFYSLIYGATGIEARENDVLSGSDNRFFVDRLQQLFANRQPQGGAVELTINPQAQAVAMKALGNRTGAVVAINPSTGEILALASSPSYDPNRLSSHDTQKMQNYYNLLLNNSKQPLLNRPLAMTLPPGSTFKLVTAAAALESGKFSSNSQIPGPATIALPGSSHRLGNWNKSSCGAGGMTTLDSALSISCNTAFAWLGMKLGESAISEQARKFGFGTSFNVPMTVATSKYPTGMDEAQTAMSSIGQFDVQATALQMAMVSAAIGNDGLVMTPFLVKQVLGPNLKVLESTQPTEFGRAMSVGNARTLGTMMTHVVDRGTGSNARIYGIAVGGKTGTAETRPGTPAHAWFVGVAPAQSARVAVAVVLQNGGGATEISGNGLAAPIAKAVMEAILGK, translated from the coding sequence ATGACTCGGCAAATTAATCGGGTAACTCTTATTTTGATTTTTCTGATGCTTGCTTTAATTGCCAATCTGTCCTACATTCAATTCTTTAATTCCGGCGAGCTTCGAAACCGGCCAGGAAATCAGCGCGTGCTTTTGGCTGAGTATTCCAAACAGCGAGGTCCTATTCTGATTAACTCAGAGCCAGTTGCTCAATCAGTTGCCACTAATGATTCTTTGAAATATCTGCGAAGCTATAAAGATCCAAAAATATTTGCTCCGATCACCGGTTTTTACTCTCTCATTTACGGAGCAACTGGAATTGAGGCGCGAGAAAATGACGTACTCTCCGGAAGTGATAATCGATTTTTTGTAGATCGTCTGCAACAACTCTTCGCCAATCGGCAACCACAGGGCGGTGCAGTTGAGCTAACCATAAATCCGCAAGCACAAGCAGTTGCTATGAAGGCGCTTGGTAATCGAACTGGCGCAGTCGTCGCGATAAATCCAAGTACCGGCGAGATTTTGGCGCTGGCTAGTTCACCTTCTTATGATCCGAATCGGCTCTCGAGTCACGACACGCAAAAGATGCAGAACTACTACAACTTGTTGCTCAATAACTCCAAACAGCCCTTGCTCAATAGGCCGCTGGCCATGACTCTGCCACCTGGTTCGACTTTTAAATTAGTTACTGCGGCTGCCGCACTTGAATCAGGAAAGTTCAGCTCAAACTCGCAAATACCTGGGCCAGCAACAATCGCCCTGCCTGGTTCATCGCACCGACTGGGGAACTGGAACAAGAGTTCTTGCGGAGCTGGTGGCATGACTACGTTAGATAGTGCGCTTTCAATTTCGTGTAACACGGCATTTGCCTGGCTTGGAATGAAACTTGGCGAATCTGCCATTTCAGAGCAAGCCCGAAAGTTCGGATTTGGAACTTCATTTAATGTCCCAATGACGGTAGCAACGAGCAAATATCCAACCGGCATGGATGAAGCACAAACGGCAATGAGCTCCATTGGGCAATTTGATGTCCAGGCGACAGCACTGCAAATGGCAATGGTAAGTGCTGCGATTGGTAACGACGGACTAGTAATGACACCATTTTTGGTAAAGCAAGTACTGGGACCTAACCTTAAAGTTTTAGAAAGTACGCAGCCTACTGAATTTGGCAGAGCGATGAGCGTAGGTAATGCTCGGACCTTAGGAACAATGATGACCCATGTGGTCGACCGAGGAACCGGATCTAATGCGCGAATTTATGGAATCGCCGTGGGTGGAAAGACCGGCACTGCTGAGACCAGGCCTGGTACACCAGCCCACGCGTGGTTTGTCGGTGTCGCGCCGGCACAAAGTGCGCGAGTTGCTGTTGCAGTGGTACTGCAAAATGGTGGAGGCGCTACAGAAATCAGTGGAAATGGCCTAGCTGCTCCGATTGCCAAAGCCGTAATGGAAGCGATTTTGGGCAAGTAG
- a CDS encoding FtsW/RodA/SpoVE family cell cycle protein, translating to MTQVRARKISTRRSAEGSALVLAWLIGAFAWVLVDLATDNDPTSAIVPLLIVGGLLLIAHVTVRWQAPYADPVILPTVAMLNLLGLAMIHRLDVANQRLAEVKGTKSPTPDVYLQITWLAVGLLLFCSVLWLVGDHRRLQKLTFTCGVAGVVLLFLPLIPGLGVEINGARLWINLAIFTIQPGEVAKILLTIFFAGFLVTRRHSLALISSKVIGIGLPRPKDAGPLLVVWLAALLVLILERDLGTSLLIFGLFVVVLYVSTGRRSWVILGATLLSASSLLAYQAFGHVRIRFSVWLDPFSQSTDNGYQIVQSLYGFANGGVFGTGWGRGYPQLVPFAKTDFITSALGEELGLTGLIAIILLYILLIERGARAAVATRDQFGNLLAMGLTATIGLQTFIVIGGVTRLIPLTGLTTPFLSYGGSSLVANYILVALLLRISNAARKPESSDLSVVGLAQ from the coding sequence ATGACCCAAGTTCGCGCCCGAAAAATTTCGACGCGTCGCTCTGCTGAAGGTTCAGCTCTGGTGCTTGCTTGGCTAATCGGGGCTTTCGCTTGGGTGCTTGTTGACTTAGCGACCGATAACGATCCAACTTCAGCCATAGTTCCATTGTTGATCGTAGGTGGACTGCTGCTCATTGCACATGTGACTGTGCGGTGGCAGGCTCCGTACGCAGACCCAGTGATACTTCCAACTGTGGCCATGTTAAACCTTTTAGGTTTGGCAATGATTCATCGGTTGGATGTAGCAAACCAACGCCTGGCAGAAGTTAAAGGCACAAAAAGTCCAACTCCAGATGTGTATCTGCAGATAACTTGGCTGGCTGTTGGCTTGTTGCTTTTTTGTTCGGTGCTTTGGCTTGTAGGGGACCATAGAAGACTGCAGAAACTTACTTTTACCTGTGGTGTTGCCGGAGTGGTTTTACTTTTCTTACCGCTGATTCCTGGCTTAGGTGTTGAGATCAATGGCGCTCGACTATGGATTAACCTTGCTATTTTCACCATTCAACCAGGCGAAGTCGCAAAAATCCTGCTTACTATTTTCTTTGCCGGATTTCTGGTAACTCGCCGACATTCGCTCGCCCTAATTAGTAGCAAGGTAATTGGGATTGGGCTTCCGCGACCTAAAGATGCCGGACCCCTTTTAGTTGTTTGGTTGGCCGCCTTATTGGTTTTGATTTTGGAACGCGATCTTGGTACCTCGCTACTAATTTTTGGGCTTTTCGTAGTCGTTCTCTATGTTTCTACAGGTAGACGTAGTTGGGTGATTCTGGGTGCGACTTTATTATCGGCGAGCAGTTTGCTTGCTTACCAGGCTTTCGGACATGTTCGAATCAGATTCAGTGTTTGGCTTGATCCTTTCAGTCAGAGCACCGATAACGGATACCAAATTGTTCAATCACTGTATGGATTCGCTAACGGTGGTGTTTTTGGAACTGGCTGGGGTCGCGGCTACCCACAACTAGTTCCCTTTGCAAAGACGGACTTTATTACTTCCGCGCTTGGTGAAGAACTAGGTTTGACTGGATTGATTGCAATAATTCTTCTTTACATTCTGTTAATTGAACGTGGGGCTCGGGCAGCAGTTGCTACTCGCGATCAATTCGGAAACCTATTGGCAATGGGCTTGACTGCCACAATTGGTTTGCAAACATTTATCGTCATCGGTGGAGTGACGCGGTTGATTCCGTTGACCGGCTTAACTACGCCATTTCTTTCATATGGAGGTTCTTCGCTGGTTGCCAACTACATATTGGTGGCCCTACTGCTGAGAATTTCTAATGCCGCCAGAAAACCTGAATCTTCTGATTTATCTGTTGTTGGGCTCGCACAATGA
- a CDS encoding Stp1/IreP family PP2C-type Ser/Thr phosphatase, with protein sequence MSELSLRFVGRSEIGKVRKNNEDSGYAAANLLVVADGMGGHSAGELASAATVAAVVAACESSTEVAELLELLSEAVITSGEYIADVVSSNRELTGMGTTLTAIGMRGDRIAMAHVGDSRGYLMRDGELQQITKDHTYVQTLVDSGEITAQEASTHPRRNLLMRAIDGIHAVEPDLSVREARLGDRLMLCSDGLCGMVSDEVISQAMLLSDPTQTVTELIDSAMEAGGPDNITVIVADVVVSGPKVDPVLIGAAIENETQVRLPAIEFPEELPESNSSLAVDKNIQARKRNWLKPVIATLLTSLGVFISATWWLANQWYLAEYQPTKVVAVYQGIPTAGLSRLIDVSDLPISELPKFEQQQILNTVDVATYSEALDSLKRLKTRALLCQQVPAPAGCGEVTK encoded by the coding sequence ATGAGTGAACTATCTCTTCGTTTCGTGGGACGCTCTGAGATTGGAAAAGTCCGCAAGAACAATGAAGACAGTGGATACGCAGCAGCAAATCTGCTGGTCGTTGCTGATGGAATGGGTGGCCACTCTGCTGGGGAATTAGCTAGTGCTGCAACGGTGGCTGCAGTTGTCGCTGCCTGCGAGAGTTCTACCGAAGTTGCAGAACTGCTTGAGTTGCTCAGTGAAGCTGTTATCACTTCTGGTGAATACATTGCTGATGTCGTATCTAGCAATCGAGAACTCACCGGCATGGGAACAACGCTGACTGCAATCGGTATGCGTGGAGATCGAATTGCAATGGCACATGTCGGTGACTCGCGTGGTTACCTGATGCGCGATGGCGAACTCCAGCAAATAACTAAAGATCATACTTATGTGCAAACTTTGGTTGACTCCGGTGAGATTACTGCGCAGGAAGCAAGCACACACCCGCGTCGCAATTTACTGATGCGCGCAATCGATGGAATTCATGCCGTAGAGCCAGATCTGTCAGTTCGCGAAGCTCGCTTAGGTGATCGTCTGATGTTATGTAGTGACGGACTATGTGGCATGGTATCCGACGAAGTAATTTCGCAGGCAATGTTGCTTAGCGATCCAACACAAACCGTTACTGAACTCATAGATAGTGCGATGGAAGCCGGCGGGCCAGACAACATAACGGTGATCGTTGCTGATGTTGTGGTTAGCGGACCAAAAGTAGATCCGGTGCTAATCGGTGCGGCAATAGAAAATGAAACTCAGGTACGACTGCCAGCAATAGAGTTTCCCGAGGAACTTCCTGAATCGAATAGTTCGCTTGCAGTTGATAAAAATATTCAAGCCCGCAAACGAAATTGGCTTAAACCGGTTATTGCGACCTTGCTAACCAGTCTTGGAGTTTTCATATCTGCGACATGGTGGCTTGCTAACCAGTGGTATTTGGCTGAATACCAGCCAACAAAAGTGGTTGCGGTTTACCAAGGAATACCGACTGCAGGACTCTCGAGATTGATTGATGTTTCCGATTTACCAATCAGTGAATTGCCTAAGTTTGAGCAGCAGCAAATCTTGAATACTGTAGATGTGGCTACTTACTCTGAAGCACTTGACAGTTTGAAACGCCTAAAGACTCGCGCACTACTTTGCCAACAAGTTCCTGCTCCTGCTGGCTGTGGGGAAGTTACCAAATGA
- a CDS encoding FHA domain-containing protein: MSEIVVSLLRVVFLLTLWWFVWQVVRIVRSDLQAPRDAKPLTPARTIRLPNPRPALRTKKSFTNIVITEGPLSGTVVPLGTSPILIGRAPDATIVLDDDFVSNQHTRLVPRESHWIVEDLGSTNGTWIDRDKVTTPTVLMPGAKLRIGRTCLELSS, encoded by the coding sequence ATGTCTGAAATAGTAGTCAGCCTGCTTCGAGTGGTCTTCTTATTGACCCTATGGTGGTTTGTTTGGCAAGTTGTTCGAATCGTGCGCAGCGATTTGCAAGCACCCCGTGACGCTAAACCATTAACACCTGCCAGAACTATTCGATTGCCAAATCCAAGGCCGGCGCTTAGAACTAAAAAGTCGTTCACCAATATTGTGATTACTGAGGGTCCATTAAGTGGAACGGTCGTTCCACTAGGCACTTCACCAATCCTGATCGGACGCGCGCCAGATGCGACGATTGTTTTAGATGATGACTTCGTTAGTAACCAACACACTCGTTTAGTGCCCAGGGAATCGCACTGGATTGTCGAAGATCTTGGTTCAACAAACGGGACCTGGATTGATCGAGATAAAGTTACAACTCCTACCGTGCTGATGCCCGGGGCAAAGTTACGAATTGGCCGCACTTGTTTGGAACTTAGTTCATGA
- a CDS encoding DUF2662 domain-containing protein: MPRSWGCDMGLLDSLEARLDKLVNGSFSKAFKAGIEPTELGAMLQQELDAKATEIAGRLTVPNIFIIDLGTQDYQRLEAYLIPLGVELAKLATDYSAEQNYVAQSNMNITFRHDANLGTGMFRVNSTTGLAAAPNVDRGAPVISVDMVSDSTPPYLITVSGEKFLLTQSVTKVGRGDQAEIKIDDPGISRLHCAIVLGSETMVRDLGSTNGTMVDGRTISETVLLEGSIIKIGSTTLTFSSK, translated from the coding sequence ATGCCTAGGTCTTGGGGGTGCGATATGGGTTTGTTGGACTCCCTTGAGGCTCGGCTAGACAAACTGGTAAACGGCTCGTTTTCTAAAGCCTTCAAAGCTGGGATTGAACCCACAGAATTAGGCGCGATGCTTCAGCAAGAGCTAGATGCCAAGGCTACTGAAATAGCCGGACGACTTACCGTGCCAAATATCTTCATCATCGACCTGGGGACTCAGGATTATCAACGCCTTGAAGCATATCTAATTCCGCTTGGAGTTGAGTTAGCCAAGTTAGCTACCGATTATTCAGCTGAGCAGAACTATGTGGCGCAATCAAATATGAACATCACCTTCCGCCATGATGCCAATTTGGGAACTGGGATGTTCCGAGTGAATAGCACAACCGGACTTGCTGCTGCGCCAAATGTGGACAGGGGTGCGCCAGTGATTTCCGTAGATATGGTCTCGGATTCTACGCCACCGTACTTAATCACTGTTTCTGGCGAAAAATTCTTGCTAACGCAATCGGTGACAAAAGTTGGTCGTGGCGACCAAGCAGAAATTAAAATTGATGATCCAGGAATAAGTCGACTGCACTGTGCAATTGTTTTGGGCTCTGAGACGATGGTTCGTGATTTGGGCTCAACAAATGGAACTATGGTCGATGGGAGAACCATTTCCGAAACAGTTCTTTTAGAAGGTTCAATCATAAAAATTGGAAGCACCACCTTAACGTTCTCGAGTAAATAA
- a CDS encoding glycoside hydrolase family 16 protein, producing the protein MSDSKDDALNLSLLWGQEFDGPTGVRPDSDNYWNYDIGTGSDGWGNQEHEYYTDQNATFDGSGNLVIRAERLSDGDPLASGDPRVEFYSSRLNTKDKVHFKYGRIEARIKMPNGQGSWPAFWMLGARIAEVGWPACGEIDIIEVGDIKNEVVASLHGPGYFGDNPLTNRVLVEDTLTDEFHTYAINWLPGEIEWFVDGQSISKKSKLDAQGYGSEWVFDQPFFILINLAMGGVFVPNGIDPKLLSAELSIDYIRHYSIDGIGEVNLCGAREGT; encoded by the coding sequence ATGAGCGATAGTAAAGACGATGCACTGAATCTGTCCCTACTTTGGGGACAAGAATTTGACGGTCCAACTGGAGTACGTCCAGATTCCGATAACTATTGGAACTACGACATCGGAACTGGTTCAGATGGCTGGGGCAATCAAGAGCACGAGTACTACACCGATCAAAATGCAACTTTTGATGGTTCGGGCAACCTAGTTATTCGGGCAGAGCGACTTTCTGATGGTGACCCACTTGCAAGCGGTGATCCTCGGGTTGAATTTTATAGTTCGCGATTAAACACCAAGGACAAGGTGCACTTTAAGTACGGTCGAATTGAGGCAAGGATTAAAATGCCTAACGGCCAAGGCAGTTGGCCAGCGTTTTGGATGCTGGGAGCAAGGATTGCAGAGGTTGGCTGGCCTGCGTGCGGGGAGATCGACATCATCGAAGTTGGCGACATTAAGAATGAGGTTGTTGCCAGCTTGCACGGTCCCGGTTACTTTGGTGATAATCCACTTACTAATCGAGTGCTAGTTGAAGACACCTTGACTGATGAGTTTCATACTTACGCAATAAATTGGTTGCCCGGGGAAATTGAGTGGTTTGTTGATGGGCAGTCAATTTCAAAAAAATCAAAACTAGATGCCCAGGGCTATGGAAGTGAATGGGTTTTTGATCAACCATTTTTCATTCTGATAAATCTGGCGATGGGTGGGGTTTTCGTTCCTAACGGCATTGATCCAAAGTTACTCAGCGCTGAACTTTCAATCGATTACATTCGGCATTACTCAATTGATGGAATTGGCGAAGTTAATCTATGCGGTGCGCGAGAGGGGACTTGA
- a CDS encoding glycoside hydrolase family 16 protein, producing the protein MKGFTLMKSPRRSVIGAIAIVVALPLLIAPSVNSAAATSGKTAAVKSSYKLLWKEEFNGKTRAWPNENIWNYDIGNNGGWGNNENEYYTMSNARTDCGAITKTVKGKKKTVCTGNGSLVITANKIPPDSIEADSCANCSFFSARLNTQGKLGFKYGRIEARIKMPKGDGTWPALWLLGKNINRVNWPTCGEIDIVEVGTDPYVANSTIHGPVNFGAGGITNGGKQVDSPLYEGYHVFRMDWFPTKFVFYLDGVPHYTLTRSEVTGAAYNGRWVYDQEFFLILNLAMGGNYVGGTPDPMLKSAQMKVDYIRYFQIKQGSKTFGKLYRY; encoded by the coding sequence ATGAAAGGTTTTACCTTGATGAAGTCTCCCCGCCGCTCCGTAATTGGCGCAATCGCGATTGTGGTTGCCTTGCCTTTGCTAATTGCCCCGAGTGTTAATTCAGCTGCAGCGACTTCCGGTAAAACTGCTGCAGTTAAATCGAGCTACAAACTCCTTTGGAAAGAGGAGTTCAATGGCAAGACTCGTGCTTGGCCCAATGAGAACATTTGGAATTACGACATTGGAAACAATGGCGGCTGGGGAAATAACGAGAACGAGTACTACACCATGTCTAATGCGCGAACAGATTGTGGTGCGATAACGAAAACTGTCAAAGGAAAGAAGAAAACTGTTTGCACTGGAAACGGATCACTAGTCATCACAGCAAACAAGATTCCGCCTGACAGCATTGAAGCTGATAGTTGTGCTAATTGCTCATTCTTCAGCGCACGTTTGAACACTCAGGGCAAATTAGGTTTCAAATATGGTCGAATCGAAGCTCGGATCAAGATGCCCAAAGGTGATGGCACATGGCCAGCATTGTGGCTCCTAGGTAAAAACATCAACAGAGTGAACTGGCCGACCTGCGGTGAAATCGACATTGTTGAAGTTGGCACTGATCCATACGTTGCCAATAGCACAATTCACGGGCCGGTTAACTTTGGCGCTGGCGGCATTACTAATGGCGGTAAGCAAGTTGATTCACCGCTGTATGAGGGTTATCACGTGTTCCGAATGGATTGGTTCCCAACAAAGTTTGTGTTCTACCTAGATGGCGTACCGCATTACACCTTGACCCGATCTGAAGTAACTGGCGCGGCTTATAACGGAAGATGGGTTTACGACCAAGAATTCTTCCTAATCTTGAACTTGGCCATGGGTGGAAACTATGTAGGTGGCACTCCAGATCCGATGTTGAAGTCAGCTCAAATGAAGGTGGACTACATTCGCTACTTCCAGATCAAGCAGGGCAGCAAGACGTTCGGCAAGTTGTACCGCTACTAA
- a CDS encoding extracellular solute-binding protein produces the protein MAQRNFVAKISFLFVATALLFGTIAAAPAKAAPKITLNIWTFGNVIEPKMKARYEKLHPNIKIVATNKGGPDQLAQALIVAFQAHRTPDIAAIETSWSGLFRDYPKNFVDLRKAPYNANKIKGNYVGWRWAQGTGKGGEVIGLPTDVGGLEVAYRVDLFKQAGLPTNRDAVGKLWPTWDKFIEVGKTYNKKMKRCVDKSKTKSCFIDSSGTIFQAVLNQGTQKFYKAPGKVDYQNRQVRNAFNQTGKALTAGIGSRIAPYTGDWYAGMNKGTFATLLAPAWQLDYIKQYAPKTKGKWDVAKVPGGGGNIGGSQLTIPKAAVNKAEAWKFMSWYLAPAQQLTVFKEYGLFPSAKVLYNKPAIQNYKDPFFRNAPIGKIYASGALKLKPIYEGPKERAIMSIYGQALGRIEAKKQNTSQAWSQAVNDIKTALNR, from the coding sequence ATGGCACAGCGCAACTTCGTGGCCAAAATTTCATTCCTCTTTGTAGCCACGGCACTGCTGTTTGGCACGATTGCAGCTGCGCCGGCGAAAGCTGCGCCGAAAATCACTTTGAACATTTGGACGTTTGGAAATGTCATCGAGCCAAAGATGAAAGCTCGTTACGAGAAGTTGCATCCAAACATCAAAATCGTTGCAACGAATAAGGGCGGACCTGATCAGCTTGCACAGGCACTCATCGTTGCGTTTCAGGCACACCGCACGCCAGACATTGCGGCGATTGAAACATCTTGGTCAGGCTTGTTCCGCGACTACCCAAAAAACTTTGTTGATTTGCGTAAAGCTCCTTACAACGCAAACAAGATCAAAGGCAACTACGTTGGCTGGCGCTGGGCACAAGGAACTGGCAAAGGTGGCGAAGTAATCGGCTTGCCTACCGATGTAGGTGGCCTAGAAGTTGCCTATCGAGTTGATCTTTTCAAGCAAGCGGGATTGCCAACCAACCGCGATGCAGTTGGCAAATTGTGGCCAACATGGGACAAATTTATTGAGGTTGGAAAAACTTACAACAAAAAAATGAAGCGTTGCGTAGATAAGTCAAAGACCAAGTCTTGCTTCATTGATTCATCTGGAACAATTTTCCAAGCAGTATTGAATCAAGGTACGCAAAAGTTCTACAAGGCACCAGGCAAGGTTGACTATCAGAATCGTCAGGTACGCAACGCATTCAATCAAACTGGTAAGGCGTTAACTGCTGGAATCGGATCACGCATTGCGCCTTACACAGGTGACTGGTACGCGGGCATGAACAAGGGTACTTTCGCGACCTTGTTGGCGCCAGCATGGCAGCTTGATTACATCAAGCAGTACGCGCCAAAGACTAAAGGCAAATGGGACGTTGCAAAGGTGCCTGGCGGCGGTGGCAACATCGGTGGCAGCCAATTGACGATTCCTAAAGCAGCTGTTAACAAGGCAGAAGCCTGGAAGTTCATGTCCTGGTACTTAGCACCTGCGCAGCAGCTCACCGTATTTAAAGAATACGGTTTGTTCCCATCGGCAAAGGTCCTTTACAACAAGCCAGCTATTCAGAATTACAAGGATCCGTTCTTCCGAAACGCACCAATTGGAAAAATTTATGCTTCTGGCGCGTTGAAGCTTAAGCCGATTTACGAAGGACCAAAAGAGCGAGCCATCATGTCTATTTATGGACAGGCGCTTGGTCGAATCGAAGCTAAGAAGCAGAATACTTCGCAGGCTTGGAGTCAAGCGGTGAATGACATTAAGACTGCTTTGAATCGTTAA
- a CDS encoding sugar ABC transporter permease: protein MSAASLTQEPVTGSKRGRKTRAPKQTNPWKRSNNNSTKRAENWWSQLFISPFFVMFIIFGFLPIAYSVYLAFFRWEPLDSTQNFVGLDNFRNLWQDPIFWQSTRNTFSIWFFSTIPQMAMALGLASILRNPRLRFRLFWQTVFLVPNITSVVAVAVVFGQLFGRDYGLINYVLHIFGFANIDWQERTLASHIAIATMITWRWVGYNSLIFLASMNAIPNDLYESASLDGANRWQQFRYVTLPQLRNTITFMLIVGTIGGLQVFAEPATFGGNLSGGSAGQFSTLTLYLFRNVQEYTAYGYAAAIGIGITVIVLIISAINFGLTRRIASEDAKK from the coding sequence GTGAGTGCTGCATCTTTAACTCAAGAGCCGGTAACCGGCTCGAAGAGAGGTCGCAAAACTCGCGCCCCAAAGCAAACAAATCCTTGGAAACGATCTAATAACAACAGTACAAAGCGCGCCGAGAACTGGTGGTCTCAGCTTTTCATTTCACCATTCTTTGTGATGTTCATAATTTTTGGCTTCCTACCGATTGCGTATTCTGTTTATCTTGCGTTCTTCAGGTGGGAGCCACTGGATTCAACACAGAACTTTGTTGGTCTCGATAACTTCCGAAACCTCTGGCAGGATCCAATTTTCTGGCAGTCAACACGTAACACATTCAGTATCTGGTTCTTTTCCACCATTCCCCAGATGGCAATGGCGTTAGGACTGGCTAGCATTTTGCGAAATCCAAGATTGCGATTTCGCCTTTTTTGGCAGACCGTATTTTTGGTACCAAACATCACTTCGGTTGTTGCCGTTGCTGTTGTATTCGGCCAATTATTCGGCCGAGACTATGGCTTGATTAATTATGTACTGCACATTTTTGGTTTTGCCAATATTGATTGGCAGGAACGCACTCTTGCATCACACATCGCGATTGCAACAATGATCACTTGGCGCTGGGTCGGCTACAACAGTCTAATTTTTTTGGCTTCAATGAATGCAATTCCAAATGATCTTTACGAGTCAGCTTCGCTAGATGGTGCGAATAGATGGCAACAATTCCGATATGTGACTTTGCCACAACTTCGTAACACCATAACCTTCATGCTCATTGTTGGAACTATCGGCGGACTTCAGGTGTTTGCTGAACCAGCAACTTTTGGCGGAAATCTCAGCGGTGGTTCAGCCGGACAATTCTCAACATTGACTTTGTATTTATTCCGCAACGTTCAGGAGTACACAGCCTATGGATATGCGGCGGCAATCGGCATCGGTATCACAGTAATTGTGCTGATTATTTCAGCTATCAATTTTGGTCTGACGCGTCGAATCGCTAGTGAGGATGCTAAAAAATGA
- a CDS encoding carbohydrate ABC transporter permease — protein sequence MSSAELAIDAQAPAARQVKRNKTSRHKRMSPVSYVMLLIVAFLSFFPFYWMFVVASSTSDVIAQTPPSVIPGNNFFREVKAVFEVVPFGRNMLNTLIVCLSVATAQVFFSSIAGFAFAKLQFRGKKALILFIIGTMMMPSQLGLVPMFLLLSKLNWINELKALIIPALVTAFGVFWMRQVIDAQIPNELLEAASIDGASIPRIYRSMIVPAILPSAFVLGLFSFLASWNDYLMPLLVLQEPDRFTLQVAISQLNTKAYGMDYNIVMAGSFMATAPLLLLFVFVGRRLVTGVMDGAVKG from the coding sequence ATGAGTAGCGCAGAGTTAGCAATTGATGCCCAGGCTCCAGCAGCCCGTCAGGTAAAACGAAATAAGACTTCCCGACACAAGCGCATGTCTCCGGTAAGTTACGTCATGCTGTTAATCGTTGCCTTTTTATCCTTCTTCCCTTTCTATTGGATGTTTGTAGTTGCATCGAGCACCTCAGATGTAATTGCACAGACCCCACCCTCAGTAATCCCGGGCAATAATTTCTTCCGTGAAGTCAAGGCAGTATTTGAGGTAGTGCCATTTGGTCGCAATATGCTGAACACCTTGATTGTGTGTTTGTCAGTAGCCACGGCGCAGGTTTTCTTTTCCTCAATTGCTGGCTTTGCGTTTGCGAAATTACAATTCCGTGGCAAGAAAGCTTTAATTCTTTTCATAATTGGCACCATGATGATGCCAAGTCAACTTGGCCTTGTTCCGATGTTCCTTTTGCTTTCAAAATTGAACTGGATTAACGAACTTAAAGCCTTGATTATTCCTGCGCTCGTGACGGCTTTTGGTGTCTTTTGGATGCGCCAAGTTATTGATGCCCAGATTCCGAACGAATTGCTCGAGGCCGCCAGCATTGACGGAGCCTCAATCCCGCGCATCTATCGGAGCATGATTGTGCCGGCCATTTTGCCAAGCGCATTTGTCCTAGGGCTGTTTAGTTTCTTGGCTTCATGGAACGATTATTTGATGCCACTGCTAGTTCTCCAAGAGCCAGATCGTTTCACACTTCAGGTGGCAATCAGTCAGTTGAACACTAAGGCCTACGGCATGGACTACAACATCGTTATGGCTGGCTCCTTTATGGCCACCGCCCCGCTCTTACTTCTGTTCGTCTTCGTCGGTCGGCGCCTAGTAACCGGCGTTATGGATGGAGCGGTGAAGGGTTAA